Proteins encoded together in one Formosa sp. Hel3_A1_48 window:
- a CDS encoding triple tyrosine motif-containing protein, translating into MSKIPLKSHFDSKDYSGSIQNWRFDQDSDGILYVANNEGLLKFDGSQWHKFKVPLSTKIRAVKIDNQHRIFVGGQNQIGYFKNTQNGLKFTSLVDNLRPDLKSFSEIWNIIEINKNIYFNTESKLLVYNGDEIKELESPGFLQASFKHRNKIIAQFYEEGLFEFVNGKFEPIIGTKLLPEIVAVLENGVDDLYFSKTGILYKSGNFKKPFKDYSKEFGSINSGIRLNNGDYAIGTQNNGLFILNSNFSVKHHFTKNNGLSDRTVKSVYEDTFNNLWIALNNGIDYLKMSLPFSLLNEEVGVEGTGYAAHNFNESVYLGTSNGVFLQNFAQEPRKTRKYEFIRGSEGQVYDFSQIDNELILNHHQGAFVIKDKGLDKFHDIGSWKFIKTTDPNLILGGDYQGIRYFKRLDGKWNRVGEIPNLTESSRILKFENDSTLWMTHGYKGAYKVQLDNNLELKNKVQHFGKHSGFPSNILISSYMLNGKLIFTSEHGIFDFNTDSLKFSSNLFFDKMLGKTHVSQLVSSADNSIYYIQDQELGVLKQKSYGEFQKETQVFKHINKLINDDLQNISILDDQNILVGAKEGFIHYNPLKDHQITKDFSVLVRSIEITQSEDSTAIITPSLSKSLELHSEQNLKISYVSPYFDGFEDLQYSYKLTPLDEDWSKWSPLNEKGYEHLPYGQYTFEVKALNIYGIESKTSSFSFKVLAPWYATKAARLAYFGIGVLGFVLIPLIQQRRHKIETSFITKEKEKELKIKNKEIDKLQTEKLQTELDLKNEQLTSITMQFLKNKEFIKNIQDKIAGTLNLGSSSQELKRLIKTIDQELSDNDSWDQFAYHFDQVHGNYLEKLSRSNIRLSPREIKLAAFLRMNMSSKEISKLLNITTRGVELARYRLRKKLNLKREQNLVEFLIDLDNG; encoded by the coding sequence TTGAGTAAAATCCCTCTTAAATCTCATTTTGACTCCAAAGACTACAGTGGAAGTATTCAAAATTGGAGGTTTGATCAAGACTCCGATGGCATATTGTACGTCGCCAATAACGAAGGTCTTTTGAAATTTGATGGCAGTCAGTGGCATAAATTCAAAGTGCCTTTATCAACAAAAATTCGAGCAGTTAAAATCGATAATCAACATCGGATTTTTGTAGGAGGCCAAAATCAAATCGGTTATTTCAAAAATACCCAAAACGGACTAAAATTTACCTCCTTAGTCGACAATCTTAGACCTGATCTGAAGTCATTCTCCGAAATCTGGAATATTATCGAAATCAACAAGAATATATATTTTAATACAGAAAGTAAACTTTTAGTTTATAATGGTGATGAAATAAAAGAATTAGAGTCACCAGGTTTTTTACAAGCATCGTTCAAACATAGGAATAAGATCATAGCTCAATTTTATGAAGAAGGATTATTTGAATTTGTCAATGGCAAATTTGAACCCATCATTGGAACTAAATTATTACCGGAAATCGTTGCGGTATTAGAAAATGGGGTTGATGATCTTTATTTTAGTAAAACCGGAATCTTATACAAATCTGGTAACTTTAAGAAACCTTTTAAAGATTATTCTAAAGAATTTGGCTCTATAAACTCAGGAATCAGACTAAACAATGGCGATTATGCCATAGGCACTCAAAATAATGGGTTATTTATTCTCAATTCTAACTTTTCCGTAAAACATCACTTTACAAAAAATAATGGATTATCGGATCGAACTGTAAAATCTGTTTATGAAGATACTTTTAATAATTTATGGATTGCCCTAAATAACGGTATTGATTATTTAAAAATGAGTTTGCCTTTTTCATTACTAAATGAAGAAGTAGGGGTTGAGGGTACAGGATATGCAGCCCATAATTTTAATGAATCCGTTTATTTAGGAACAAGTAATGGCGTTTTTTTGCAAAATTTTGCACAAGAACCTAGAAAAACCCGTAAATATGAATTTATCCGGGGGAGTGAGGGGCAAGTATATGATTTTTCACAGATTGATAATGAACTTATTCTAAATCATCATCAAGGTGCTTTTGTAATCAAGGATAAGGGGTTAGATAAATTTCATGATATTGGAAGTTGGAAATTTATTAAAACAACAGATCCTAACCTTATTTTAGGGGGCGACTATCAAGGGATACGGTATTTTAAAAGACTAGATGGCAAATGGAATCGGGTTGGTGAAATTCCCAACCTAACAGAGTCATCGAGAATTTTAAAGTTTGAAAACGACTCTACCCTTTGGATGACCCACGGCTATAAAGGCGCATACAAGGTACAATTAGACAACAACTTGGAACTCAAAAATAAAGTGCAACACTTTGGTAAACATAGTGGGTTTCCGTCTAACATTTTAATTAGTTCTTATATGTTGAATGGGAAATTAATCTTTACCTCTGAGCATGGAATATTTGATTTTAATACGGATTCTTTAAAATTTTCTTCGAATTTATTTTTTGATAAAATGTTGGGTAAAACGCATGTTAGTCAACTTGTGTCCAGCGCAGATAACTCTATTTATTACATTCAAGATCAAGAACTTGGGGTTCTTAAACAAAAGAGTTATGGTGAGTTCCAAAAAGAAACTCAAGTCTTTAAGCATATCAATAAATTAATAAATGATGACCTCCAAAATATATCTATTCTTGATGATCAGAATATTTTAGTGGGAGCAAAAGAAGGGTTTATCCATTACAATCCTTTAAAGGACCATCAAATAACTAAAGATTTTTCTGTACTTGTGAGATCTATTGAAATTACACAAAGTGAAGACTCAACAGCAATCATTACCCCATCTCTATCAAAATCTTTAGAATTACACTCAGAACAAAACCTCAAAATAAGTTATGTATCTCCTTACTTTGATGGTTTTGAAGACTTACAATACAGCTATAAATTAACGCCATTAGACGAGGATTGGTCCAAGTGGTCGCCACTGAATGAGAAAGGCTATGAGCACTTGCCCTATGGGCAATACACTTTTGAAGTTAAAGCGCTCAACATATATGGTATAGAGAGCAAAACATCCAGTTTCTCATTTAAGGTTCTAGCACCTTGGTACGCAACTAAAGCTGCCAGGCTCGCATATTTTGGGATTGGAGTTTTGGGATTTGTTTTGATCCCGTTAATTCAACAAAGAAGACACAAAATAGAAACTTCATTTATCACAAAAGAAAAAGAAAAAGAACTTAAAATTAAGAATAAAGAGATTGACAAACTACAAACCGAAAAGTTACAAACAGAGCTTGACCTAAAGAACGAACAGTTGACATCTATCACGATGCAATTTCTAAAAAATAAAGAGTTCATCAAAAATATACAAGACAAGATAGCAGGTACTTTAAACCTAGGAAGCTCTAGTCAAGAGTTAAAACGTTTAATCAAAACTATAGATCAGGAGTTATCGGATAACGATTCTTGGGATCAGTTTGCATATCATTTTGATCAGGTACACGGCAATTATTTAGAAAAATTATCGAGGAGTAATATAAGGCTGTCACCTAGAGAAATAAAATTAGCGGCTTTTCTTAGAATGAATATGAGTTCTAAAGAGATTTCAAAGCTTTTAAATATTACTACTCGGGGTGTTGAGCTTGCTCGTTATAGGCTAAGAAAAAAATTGAACCTCAAACGCGAGCAAAATCTAGTAGAATTTTTAATCGATTTGGATAATGGTTAG
- a CDS encoding T9SS type A sorting domain-containing protein: protein MKKITLLLILGLMATFGFAQNLITNGTFDDASGWTVVNQYGTDSTNGSVEISGGQATIEKIDASDGGWIHMGLYTSVTLTAGFYQFDMDMTFGGINSIWGEVYIGATEPVQNVEYSGDLQVLKAYNAWDCTQTYSGSAVAFGCDDSSPGNFQITADGTYYLLFRTGGGTFGDNGIVLDNWSLVADAAQPVANFSESTSESNLEATFTNTSTDATSYSWDFGDGNVSADENPVHSYTFKGQYIVTLTATSSEGSNVFSKEIFVGAVSTPISEFNFDFSSPTPLRNERLIDYSEANGVATATGVNDDWWSQIKYLHNAGIDLSGEDRGIAVKVKGPRTSQLTIKIESNGPEHSVTADYTTPNSWQTLLFDFSSFNSTNNTKIALFFDIQTNFDDTVDPNLNVFQVDDYVFGEFASLGVNDLKMNEATVYPNPTTNFWNISTNNIQINSVDVFDILGKRVISLQPNTMSTTIDATNLTPGVYISKIRTELGIETKKLIKH, encoded by the coding sequence ATGAAAAAAATTACTTTATTATTAATCTTAGGTTTGATGGCCACTTTTGGGTTTGCTCAAAACCTTATTACAAACGGAACGTTTGATGATGCTTCGGGTTGGACCGTAGTTAATCAATATGGAACGGACAGTACAAATGGATCTGTTGAAATCTCAGGAGGTCAAGCAACAATTGAAAAAATAGACGCTAGCGACGGCGGTTGGATTCATATGGGTCTCTATACGAGTGTAACCTTAACTGCTGGTTTTTATCAATTCGATATGGATATGACTTTTGGTGGTATCAATTCAATATGGGGAGAAGTTTACATTGGTGCAACTGAACCAGTTCAAAACGTTGAATATAGTGGTGATTTACAAGTACTTAAAGCTTATAATGCTTGGGATTGTACACAAACCTACTCTGGCTCAGCTGTTGCCTTTGGATGTGATGATAGCAGTCCAGGGAATTTTCAAATTACTGCAGATGGAACATATTATTTATTGTTTAGAACAGGTGGCGGAACATTTGGTGATAACGGTATAGTTTTAGACAATTGGTCATTAGTTGCTGACGCAGCACAACCAGTTGCAAATTTTTCTGAATCAACGTCCGAATCCAATCTTGAGGCAACTTTTACTAACACGTCTACAGATGCAACAAGTTACTCCTGGGATTTTGGTGATGGCAATGTATCTGCCGACGAAAACCCGGTTCATTCATATACTTTTAAAGGACAGTATATTGTTACTTTAACAGCTACGAGTTCTGAAGGTTCTAACGTGTTCAGCAAAGAGATTTTTGTTGGTGCAGTCTCTACTCCTATTTCTGAGTTTAATTTCGATTTTAGCTCACCAACACCTCTTAGAAATGAGAGACTTATTGATTATAGTGAAGCTAATGGCGTTGCAACAGCTACAGGTGTAAATGACGATTGGTGGTCTCAAATAAAATATCTGCATAATGCTGGAATTGATTTATCTGGAGAAGATAGAGGGATTGCAGTAAAAGTTAAAGGACCGAGAACATCACAACTTACTATAAAAATTGAAAGTAATGGTCCGGAGCATAGTGTGACAGCTGATTATACAACTCCAAATTCTTGGCAAACACTTCTATTTGATTTTTCTAGTTTTAACTCTACCAACAACACCAAAATAGCTTTGTTTTTTGACATTCAAACTAATTTTGATGATACGGTTGACCCTAACCTTAACGTTTTTCAAGTTGACGACTATGTATTTGGCGAGTTTGCCTCGCTTGGGGTAAACGATTTAAAAATGAATGAAGCTACTGTGTATCCAAACCCAACAACCAATTTTTGGAATATTTCTACAAATAATATTCAGATTAATTCTGTAGATGTTTTTGATATTCTTGGAAAACGAGTGATTTCATTACAACCTAATACAATGTCAACAACAATTGACGCAACAAATTTAACACCTGGAGTCTATATCAGTAAAATCCGTACCGAATTAGGAATAGAAACTAAAAAATTAATCAAACACTAA
- a CDS encoding SusC/RagA family TonB-linked outer membrane protein: MKTRFLNCFKKLKRTNLLTLVFILCVSNGLAQNLVSGNVSDEVTKQPIPGVTILIKDSIKGTTTDFDGNFTIEVSTTDILVVSYLGYLTQEIEVNDTLDFTLLLREDTSELDEVIVVGYGTKSKQKIISAVSIVDEEALKALPVATVSNGLEGLASGLFVRQTSGEPGFSNSSFEVRNFGNALVIVDGAPGDINQLEANEIESISVLKDAAAAAVYGVQGGNGVVLITTKKGRYGKPQLTYSNQFTYTSLTSYPDFLTSAQYGEVLNEGFRNSNQAPFYTEDEIELFRSGADPINYPNTDWKSMVIKDWGFQQRHNLNLTGGTEKVNYFVSAGYLDQGSNYNADVLSYQQYNLRSNLNAKVTENVQLTFNLAARRKMNEAPAYSAYDIFRELSRALPTDLAYYPDGTPAKPSVSPNHIAEGIKDFNAGYYRRKNNNFDAKLSLKWDINQVPGLSLKTYASLIYDTSFQKDWGKTYNLYTLNRQTGNYDIFRATPEGSFSDTVLEQGTSYSNQYVLQESITYDKKLGDHSISALALMEVQKSQGENFSGRRQDFQSTLIDQLFAGSLENQGADGGEYRENRMGFVGRLSYDYKSKYFFESTIRHDGSSRFAPGKEWGTFPSVSLGWRLSNEKFFEPLKNTISDFKLRGSVGTAGYDGTAAYQWLSGFNYNFFWIPGDAAVPTIDNTALANVDLTWETNTTYDIGFDAALFKNELTVSFDYFFRKREDVIARASSSIPSTLGVAVADQNLYEFSNQGFEFSLNYKKQINDNLKVNALLNFSKSREKAVFIDEAFQEDPFMRDNLTVTGGYTNLRRGYISEGLFQNQDQIDQWAVQDGNGNATLQPGDIRYKDLNGDNIIDVKDQKVFGVGDKPAINYSLNLGAEYKNFSLSVLLTGAAGYDIYLDGEAQSPLRNGFNGYSYQLDYWTPQNTGATFPRVSDGGFNDNNYKYSDFWLRNGKHLRFKNINLSYTLPKFKNNAGFEKMTVFVTGYNLFVIKDYKEEFDPQNTSSVGWYYPQTKSITFGVNITL, encoded by the coding sequence ATGAAAACAAGATTCTTAAATTGTTTCAAAAAACTTAAGAGAACAAATCTGCTGACATTAGTATTTATACTATGTGTAAGCAATGGTTTGGCTCAAAACTTAGTTTCTGGAAATGTCTCTGATGAGGTGACAAAACAACCCATTCCAGGTGTGACAATACTTATCAAAGACTCCATTAAAGGAACAACTACAGATTTTGATGGAAACTTCACAATTGAAGTCTCAACAACTGATATTCTTGTAGTTTCATACTTAGGATACCTTACTCAGGAAATAGAAGTAAATGACACATTAGATTTTACACTACTGCTCCGAGAGGATACAAGTGAACTAGATGAGGTTATCGTAGTTGGTTATGGGACGAAATCTAAGCAAAAAATAATCTCAGCAGTCTCCATTGTAGATGAGGAAGCGCTTAAGGCATTACCCGTCGCTACGGTAAGTAATGGTTTAGAGGGATTGGCTTCAGGTTTATTTGTGAGGCAAACTTCTGGGGAACCAGGGTTTAGCAATTCTTCATTTGAAGTTAGAAACTTTGGTAATGCTTTGGTAATTGTTGATGGTGCCCCAGGCGATATAAACCAACTTGAAGCAAATGAAATCGAAAGTATATCCGTACTGAAAGATGCAGCAGCAGCTGCGGTTTATGGTGTGCAAGGGGGTAATGGTGTGGTTCTCATCACAACTAAAAAAGGAAGGTATGGAAAACCGCAATTAACGTATAGCAACCAATTTACATACACATCTCTAACGTCTTATCCTGATTTTCTGACCTCTGCACAATACGGCGAAGTTTTAAACGAAGGCTTTAGAAATTCTAATCAAGCTCCATTTTATACTGAGGATGAAATTGAATTATTTCGATCTGGAGCAGATCCAATTAATTATCCAAACACAGATTGGAAAAGTATGGTCATAAAAGACTGGGGCTTTCAACAACGTCACAATTTAAACCTTACAGGAGGTACAGAAAAAGTGAACTATTTTGTTTCTGCAGGTTATCTTGACCAAGGGTCGAATTACAACGCCGATGTCTTATCGTATCAACAATACAATTTGCGTTCTAATCTTAATGCAAAGGTTACAGAGAACGTGCAATTAACATTTAATCTGGCCGCTCGTAGAAAGATGAATGAAGCACCAGCCTATTCTGCCTATGATATTTTTAGAGAATTAAGTAGAGCACTTCCAACAGACTTAGCGTACTACCCTGATGGAACACCAGCTAAACCAAGTGTGAGTCCGAATCATATTGCTGAAGGAATAAAAGATTTTAACGCGGGCTATTATCGAAGAAAAAACAATAATTTCGATGCTAAACTCTCCTTAAAATGGGACATCAACCAGGTGCCTGGTTTGAGTTTAAAAACCTACGCCTCTCTTATATATGACACTTCATTTCAAAAAGATTGGGGGAAGACCTATAACCTTTACACTCTAAACAGACAAACAGGAAATTATGACATATTCCGTGCCACTCCAGAAGGGTCCTTTAGTGATACTGTACTAGAACAAGGCACCAGCTATAGCAATCAATACGTTTTACAAGAATCCATTACTTACGACAAAAAGCTTGGAGACCACAGTATTTCGGCATTGGCATTAATGGAGGTTCAAAAATCTCAAGGAGAAAATTTTAGTGGAAGACGACAAGATTTTCAGTCCACACTAATCGATCAGCTTTTTGCAGGTTCTCTAGAAAATCAAGGTGCTGATGGAGGTGAATATCGTGAAAATCGTATGGGCTTTGTAGGACGATTAAGCTACGACTATAAATCAAAATATTTCTTTGAATCTACCATAAGACATGACGGGTCTTCACGTTTTGCTCCCGGGAAAGAATGGGGGACATTTCCTTCTGTTTCACTAGGATGGAGACTGTCTAATGAAAAGTTTTTCGAGCCTTTAAAAAATACAATTTCTGACTTCAAGCTAAGAGGGTCAGTAGGAACAGCTGGGTATGACGGAACTGCTGCATACCAATGGTTAAGTGGTTTTAATTATAATTTTTTCTGGATCCCTGGTGATGCTGCGGTTCCAACTATTGATAACACTGCACTGGCAAACGTTGATCTTACATGGGAAACAAACACCACATATGATATTGGTTTTGATGCTGCATTATTTAAAAATGAGCTTACAGTATCATTTGACTACTTTTTTAGAAAACGAGAAGATGTAATTGCGAGAGCCAGCTCCAGTATTCCAAGTACATTAGGAGTTGCTGTAGCAGACCAAAACTTATATGAATTTTCGAATCAGGGTTTTGAATTTTCCTTAAACTACAAAAAGCAAATAAACGACAACCTTAAGGTTAATGCCTTATTAAACTTTTCAAAATCAAGAGAAAAGGCGGTATTTATTGACGAAGCATTTCAAGAAGATCCATTTATGAGAGATAACCTGACTGTAACAGGAGGTTATACAAACCTGAGAAGAGGTTATATTTCGGAGGGGCTTTTCCAAAATCAAGATCAAATTGATCAATGGGCAGTCCAAGACGGTAATGGAAACGCCACTTTGCAACCTGGAGATATAAGGTATAAAGATTTAAATGGTGACAACATCATTGATGTTAAAGATCAAAAAGTCTTTGGTGTAGGCGATAAACCAGCTATTAATTACTCGTTAAACCTAGGTGCTGAATACAAAAACTTTTCATTATCTGTATTATTAACAGGCGCTGCTGGTTACGATATTTATCTAGATGGTGAGGCACAAAGCCCATTGCGAAATGGATTTAACGGCTACAGTTATCAACTCGACTATTGGACACCACAAAATACTGGAGCTACCTTCCCAAGAGTATCTGATGGTGGATTTAACGACAACAACTACAAATACTCTGATTTTTGGTTAAGGAATGGAAAACATCTCAGATTCAAAAATATCAACTTGAGTTACACCCTGCCAAAATTCAAAAACAATGCAGGTTTTGAAAAAATGACGGTATTTGTAACAGGTTATAACTTATTTGTTATTAAAGATTACAAAGAAGAATTTGATCCACAAAATACTTCCTCGGTAGGCTGGTATTATCCACAAACAAAATCCATAACATTTGGTGTAAACATAACACTATAA
- a CDS encoding RagB/SusD family nutrient uptake outer membrane protein, with translation MKRINIIFALFALTFITCDDDFLNEPPLDRITENDVWNDKALMDTYFFKIYDRMPWDYLESFWDVGGCQRDGISDLARGTYTWTALLNQYRPGIWGTANNTWPLDWWGYDIIWKINYSIENLEQIPSSVLTTEERNNRLGEMHFLRAYCYFALVKRYGGVPIILVPQNPDTTPQEELFPSRNTEKQVYDQILSDAQSAFDLLPNRWVTQNGRASKWAAKSLESRAALYAGSIAKYGTVQLDGVIGIPASAADAYYQISLSASQTVIAEGGYSLFNQYSDPATNYANLFLDETDDEAIFTKIWIPFEKGHEYDLHNVPFSYRLDWGASMSPTKQLVDSYEVLSTGKLPNEVGSGYDETNPWENRDPRLKGTILTNNDIFQGEPVEIWYGTETGGTIDTGSGTGIGKDGLNIHPDATKTGFYVRKYLEDGDSPLFVPQYYSGQDCLIFRLGETYLNAAEAAMELGIETSARDYIEVIRTRAGLQQNLRLEPYSGTELRDRIRNERKLELAFEDHRYWDVRRWRIATEALSIQVEGVRTLRHVDLAGNETFTYETFDAEALPMNFDQRHYYLPIGQNRINNNSNLIENVGY, from the coding sequence ATGAAACGTATAAATATAATTTTTGCGCTATTCGCACTCACATTCATTACTTGCGATGATGACTTTTTGAACGAACCGCCATTAGATCGTATCACTGAAAATGATGTCTGGAATGACAAAGCTCTAATGGATACATATTTCTTTAAAATTTATGACCGAATGCCTTGGGACTATTTGGAAAGTTTCTGGGATGTAGGTGGCTGTCAAAGGGATGGGATTTCTGATTTAGCTAGAGGCACCTATACTTGGACAGCATTATTAAACCAATACAGACCTGGGATTTGGGGTACCGCAAATAACACCTGGCCTCTAGATTGGTGGGGCTATGATATAATTTGGAAAATCAATTACTCTATTGAAAATTTAGAACAGATTCCCAGCTCTGTACTCACAACTGAAGAACGTAACAACCGACTCGGAGAAATGCACTTTCTAAGAGCTTACTGTTATTTTGCTTTAGTAAAACGCTACGGAGGTGTCCCAATTATTCTCGTTCCTCAAAATCCAGACACTACCCCGCAAGAAGAATTATTTCCAAGCAGAAACACTGAAAAACAGGTGTATGACCAAATTTTATCAGATGCACAATCAGCCTTTGATTTACTACCAAATAGATGGGTGACTCAAAATGGAAGAGCTTCAAAATGGGCCGCTAAATCTTTAGAATCTAGAGCCGCATTATACGCAGGGAGTATTGCAAAATACGGTACAGTTCAGCTTGATGGAGTGATAGGAATCCCTGCTTCAGCTGCAGATGCCTACTACCAAATATCTTTAAGTGCTTCACAAACTGTTATTGCTGAAGGAGGGTATTCACTCTTTAATCAATATTCTGATCCCGCAACCAATTATGCCAATTTATTTCTCGATGAAACAGATGATGAAGCCATTTTTACAAAAATTTGGATTCCATTTGAAAAAGGTCATGAGTATGATTTACATAATGTACCTTTTAGTTATCGATTAGATTGGGGAGCAAGTATGTCGCCAACAAAACAACTCGTTGACAGTTATGAAGTACTGAGCACAGGAAAGTTGCCAAATGAAGTGGGTTCTGGATATGACGAAACGAATCCATGGGAAAATCGTGACCCTCGTCTAAAGGGAACCATACTAACCAATAATGACATATTTCAAGGAGAGCCAGTAGAAATATGGTATGGCACAGAAACTGGCGGAACTATCGATACCGGAAGTGGTACTGGAATTGGTAAGGATGGACTTAATATCCACCCCGATGCCACAAAAACTGGATTTTATGTACGAAAATACTTAGAAGATGGTGATTCACCTCTTTTTGTACCACAATATTATTCAGGTCAAGATTGTCTTATTTTTAGGCTAGGGGAAACATATTTAAATGCCGCAGAAGCCGCAATGGAATTGGGAATAGAAACGTCTGCAAGAGACTATATTGAAGTAATAAGAACCCGAGCAGGCTTGCAACAAAACTTGCGTTTAGAACCATATTCAGGTACCGAATTAAGAGATCGAATTCGTAATGAAAGAAAATTAGAGCTTGCATTTGAGGATCACCGCTATTGGGATGTGAGAAGATGGCGTATTGCAACAGAAGCTTTGAGTATTCAGGTTGAGGGCGTCAGAACACTAAGACATGTTGATCTTGCTGGAAATGAAACATTTACCTATGAAACTTTTGATGCAGAGGCATTGCCAATGAATTTTGATCAACGCCATTATTACCTCCCTATAGGTCAAAACAGAATAAATAACAATTCAAACCTTATAGAAAACGTAGGGTACTAA
- a CDS encoding PKD domain-containing protein, translating to MKLIKFLSWAFIVGIISISTGCADDVEEAVATPTSEDALFTFEFDSENPNMVHFSAIPNDANWYTHWDFGDNSSAEGYEATKIFFDSGDYDVRFRIFTEGGVAESFQTVVINDDFEAPNLIQNGEFNGSDPWIVLPISDGVDVSFDNNEAKWTGGSWGQVGIYQPMQLLANNEYQISMDIKGGPLTDSWFEVYVGMETPVEGQDYTDGGMRLALNTWEGCGGEAFEGDFAAYSCVGTGSTFEFPTAGTAYLVIRGGGANYGSEGVTIDNVTVRSLDSFALAVVADFEFVASNLTTTFTNTSANATSYSWDFGDGSGTSTEENPTYSYTEGGTYMVTLTATNEAGSAEITKEVTVIDPAAAPTAGFTFETSNLTALFTNTSANATSYSWNFGDGSGTSTDEDPEYTYTAAGTYTVTLTATNDAAVSNEISLEVTVEEPVYTNLITNGGFDDSSGWTIINIDPNDNGIGSVTIADGVVTFAETQSPSEWKHWAIYTQLTLDPGIYQFDMDMTYTDINDVWGEVYIGATQPVENTGDYNGDQYVLKAYNAWDCGDLKTYSGPAVAGGCDTTQNPGQFEITAPGTYYLLFRTGGGQWGNEGIVLDNWSVLRQ from the coding sequence ATGAAACTAATTAAATTTTTAAGTTGGGCTTTTATTGTAGGAATTATTTCAATTTCTACTGGATGTGCAGACGACGTTGAAGAGGCTGTTGCAACTCCTACGAGTGAGGATGCCTTATTTACATTTGAATTTGATTCCGAAAATCCAAATATGGTACATTTTTCAGCAATACCAAATGATGCAAACTGGTACACTCATTGGGATTTCGGAGACAACTCTTCAGCTGAAGGGTATGAAGCCACTAAAATTTTCTTTGACAGTGGAGATTATGATGTGAGGTTTAGAATATTTACCGAGGGCGGTGTTGCAGAGTCATTTCAAACAGTGGTTATAAACGATGACTTTGAAGCGCCTAACCTCATTCAAAACGGAGAGTTTAACGGTAGTGATCCGTGGATTGTTTTGCCTATTTCTGACGGTGTTGATGTTTCTTTTGATAATAATGAAGCTAAATGGACAGGTGGCAGTTGGGGACAAGTAGGAATATATCAGCCCATGCAACTTTTAGCAAATAACGAATATCAAATTTCAATGGATATTAAAGGAGGTCCTTTAACAGATTCTTGGTTTGAAGTCTATGTGGGAATGGAAACACCTGTTGAGGGTCAAGACTACACCGATGGCGGAATGCGTTTAGCCCTTAATACTTGGGAAGGTTGTGGCGGAGAAGCTTTTGAGGGCGATTTTGCAGCGTACAGTTGTGTCGGTACAGGTTCAACGTTCGAATTTCCGACGGCCGGGACTGCCTATTTAGTAATTAGAGGTGGTGGAGCAAACTATGGTTCCGAAGGCGTCACAATTGACAATGTAACAGTTAGATCCCTTGATTCATTCGCACTCGCTGTTGTTGCAGATTTTGAATTTGTAGCATCTAATCTCACAACAACCTTTACAAATACATCTGCGAATGCAACAAGTTATTCATGGGATTTTGGAGATGGTTCTGGGACATCAACTGAAGAAAATCCAACTTACAGCTATACGGAGGGTGGTACTTATATGGTAACATTAACAGCCACTAATGAAGCCGGTTCGGCTGAAATTACAAAAGAAGTCACAGTAATTGATCCAGCTGCTGCACCTACCGCAGGGTTCACATTCGAAACTTCTAATCTTACTGCATTGTTTACAAACACATCTGCAAATGCGACAAGTTATTCATGGAATTTTGGAGATGGTTCTGGCACATCAACAGATGAAGACCCAGAATACACCTATACAGCAGCAGGCACTTACACGGTTACATTAACTGCAACAAATGATGCTGCAGTTTCAAACGAAATTTCGCTTGAAGTGACCGTAGAAGAACCCGTTTACACGAATCTTATTACAAATGGAGGTTTTGACGATTCAAGTGGTTGGACAATTATTAACATTGACCCTAATGATAATGGAATCGGTTCCGTTACTATCGCAGATGGCGTTGTGACGTTTGCAGAAACACAAAGTCCAAGCGAGTGGAAACACTGGGCGATTTATACCCAATTGACCTTGGATCCAGGAATATATCAATTTGACATGGACATGACCTATACCGATATTAATGACGTTTGGGGCGAAGTATATATCGGTGCTACACAGCCTGTGGAAAACACTGGAGATTACAATGGAGACCAGTATGTCCTCAAGGCGTATAATGCCTGGGATTGTGGCGATTTAAAAACCTATTCTGGACCAGCAGTTGCTGGAGGTTGTGACACAACTCAAAACCCAGGGCAATTTGAAATTACAGCTCCTGGAACGTATTATTTATTATTTAGAACTGGTGGTGGTCAATGGGGTAACGAGGGAATCGTTTTAGACAACTGGTCGGTATTGAGACAATAA